Proteins co-encoded in one Pseudophryne corroboree isolate aPseCor3 chromosome 1, aPseCor3.hap2, whole genome shotgun sequence genomic window:
- the LOC135004500 gene encoding palmitoyltransferase ZDHHC20-like, whose product MELSYARRCRRRVARWIPVVFITLGACWGYYAYVFGLCIATVTSHTERVIYLVFFHPLFVMSLVSYWTTLCTRPVKPPKEFCLSEADKELYKEQETQEDKQRVLREAARHLPISTIPEIRYCERCQLLKPDRCHHCSTCDVCVLKQDHHCLALNNCVGYSNYKSFLLLIMYSLLSCLFVSGTTLRFFILTWTDEPQVTERTSDIRVLFCLSTAFSILLLMLFICHCCLLVRNRTTIEFRYGDASSGGDGRPLGFKNFQDVFGQEKRYWLLPVDTSQGDGYSRPSLPDDPEKYAE is encoded by the coding sequence ATGGAGCTGTCTTATGCGCGGCGATGCCGCAGGCGAGTGGCCCGTTGGATCCCGGTGGTCTTTATCACACTGGGAGCGTGCTGGGGCTACTACGCCTATGTGTTTGGGCTGTGTATAGCCACAGTCACATCACACACTGAAAGAGTCATCTACTTGGTGTTCTTTCACCCGCTCTTTGTAATGTCTCTGGTCTCCTATTGGACAACGTTATGTACAAGACCAGTAAAACCACCCAAAGAGTTTTGTTTATCGGAGGCTGACAAGGAGCTGTACAAGGAGCAGGAGACGCAGGAAGACAAGCAGCGTGTTCTCAGGGAAGCTGCTAGACACTTGCCCATCAGCACCATCCCAGAGATCAGATACTGTGAGAGATGTCAGCTGCTGAAGCCGGATCGGTGCCACCACTGTTCTACCTGTGATGTGTGTGTGCTGAAGCAGGATCATCACTGCCTGGCGCTGAATAACTGCGTGGGATATTCCAATTACAAGTCCTTCCTGCTGCTGATCATGTACTCCTTGCTGTCCTGCCTTTTCGTTTCTGGGACGACTCTCCGCTTCTTCATTCTAACGTGGACGGATGAGCCCCAGGTCACTGAAAGAACTAGTGACATCCGCGTCCTGTTCTGTCTATCTACAGCGTTTTCCATCttattgctgatgttgttcatctgTCACTGCTGTCTCTTAGTGAGGAACAGGACGACGATAGAATTCCGCTATGGAGATGCCTCCTCTGGAGGAGATGGCCGTCCTCTTGGATTCAAGAACTTCCAAGATGTATTTGGGCAAGAAAAGAGATATTGGCTACTACCTGTAGACACAAGCCAGGGAGACGGATATTCTCGGCCATCTCTCCCTGATGATCCAGAGAAATATGCAGAGTAG